AATATTGTGAAGAGAAGCGCTTTTCTGGGTGTTATCGCACTCTGCCTTCTTCTTGTGACCGGGAGCGCGGGAGCGTGGCAGCAGGCTGTTCACTACACAATCGACGCTACTTTGAATGTCGGTGACGGGACGATTCTGGCGACGGAGTCGTTG
The nucleotide sequence above comes from Candidatus Eisenbacteria bacterium. Encoded proteins:
- a CDS encoding M1 family peptidase, yielding MKRSAFLGVIALCLLLVTGSAGAWQQAVHYTIDATLNVGDGTILATESLSYTNNSPENLSEVFFHLYLNAVRPGSRMDERARSFKM